CGCGGGCCTGAACCGGCATCTGGTGCCGGACGACGCGGCCCGCGCGCGGATCGTCAAGGCGCTGGATCTGGCGACGCTGTCGAGTCTGGAGGCGGACGTCAGCCTCCTGCCGTCGCGCGCCGGATGGACGCTGTCGGGGCGGGTGACCGCGGCCGCCGAGCAGGTCTGCGGCATCACGCTGGAACCCCTGCCGGTCCAGATCGACGAGCGGTTCTCCATCGATCTGGTCGAGGCGAGCGCGCGCGAGCCGGACGAGGTCGAGGTCGAGGTTTCCCTGGACGACGATGCGCCCGACGTCATCGAGGACGGCCGAATCG
This DNA window, taken from Brevundimonas subvibrioides ATCC 15264, encodes the following:
- a CDS encoding YceD family protein encodes the protein MNPERILPFSEVVRINEIGAGLNRHLVPDDAARARIVKALDLATLSSLEADVSLLPSRAGWTLSGRVTAAAEQVCGITLEPLPVQIDERFSIDLVEASAREPDEVEVEVSLDDDAPDVIEDGRIDLGQYAVEQFSLALDPFPRKPGAEFVQPEEPAEISPFAVLKAFKLPDDTGKS